The nucleotide window GGCCTTCCGCTTCCGCCTGCGCTTTCACCGGACCGGAACCCGGCACCACCATCGCCACTACGCCCGGTGCGACTTTCCGCCCTTTGGCGATAGCTGCCGCCGCGCGTAAATCTTCGATACGCGAGTTGGTGCAGGAGCCGATAAACACTTTATCAATTGCCACATCGGTCAGTTTAATGCCCGGCTGCAGCGCCATATAGGCCAGCGCTTTCTCTGCGGAGGCGCGTTCCACCGGATCGGCAAAGGTCTGCGGATCGGGAATCGCCTGGTCAACCGCCATCACCTGGCCCGGATTGGTGCCCCAGGTAACCTGTGGCGCGATGTCCGCTGCGTTCAGGGTGACGACGCTATCAAAAATGGCATCGCTGTCAGACTTCAGCGTGCGCCAGTAGGCGACTGCCTGCTCCCACTGTTCGCCCTTCGGTGCGAACTGCTTGTCTTTCAGGTAGGCGAAAGTGGTGTCATCCGGCGCAACCAGACCCGCTTTTGCCCCCATTTCAATCGCCATATTGCACAGCGTCATACGGCCTTCCATGCTCAGCGCCTGGATCGCCGGGCCGCAGAACTCGACCACGTGGCCTGTGCCGCCCGCGCTGCCGGTCTTACCGATAATAGCCAGCACGATATCTTTGGCGGTGATGCCCGGTGCGGCTTCACCCAGCACCTCAATCTTCATGGTTTTGGCGCGGCCCTGTTTCAGGGTCTGCGTGGCAAACACGTGTTCCACTTCAGACGTGCCGATGCCAAACGCGAGGGAACCGAATGCCCCGTGGGTCGCCGTGTGCGAATCGCCACATACAATCGTCATACCCGGCAGCGTCATGCCCTGCT belongs to Candidatus Pantoea soli and includes:
- the leuC gene encoding 3-isopropylmalate dehydratase large subunit, with protein sequence MKSLYQKLFDAHVVHEAPDETPLLYIDRHLIHEVTSPQAFDGLRAHGRKVRQPSKTFATMDHNVSTQTKDINASGEMARIQMQELMKNCAEFGIQLYDLNHPFQGIVHVIGPEQGMTLPGMTIVCGDSHTATHGAFGSLAFGIGTSEVEHVFATQTLKQGRAKTMKIEVLGEAAPGITAKDIVLAIIGKTGSAGGTGHVVEFCGPAIQALSMEGRMTLCNMAIEMGAKAGLVAPDDTTFAYLKDKQFAPKGEQWEQAVAYWRTLKSDSDAIFDSVVTLNAADIAPQVTWGTNPGQVMAVDQAIPDPQTFADPVERASAEKALAYMALQPGIKLTDVAIDKVFIGSCTNSRIEDLRAAAAIAKGRKVAPGVVAMVVPGSGPVKAQAEAEGLDKIFLDAGFEWRLPGCSMCLAMNNDRLNPGERCASTSNRNFEGRQGRGGRTHLVSPAMAAAAAVTGRFADIRELTQGA